The following coding sequences are from one Seonamhaeicola sp. ML3 window:
- the purH gene encoding bifunctional phosphoribosylaminoimidazolecarboxamide formyltransferase/IMP cyclohydrolase — MSNEKTIKSALISVFSKDGLEPIVKKLDEQGVTIYSTGGTEKFINDLGINVVPVEDVTSYPSILGGRVKTLHPKVFGGILNRQNNDSDVAELAEFEIPQIDVVIVDLYPFEKTVASGASNQDIIEKIDIGGISLIRAAAKNYADVICVSSVDDYAEFLELITEKNGTLSEEDRKRFATKSFNVSSHYDSAIFNYFNTDKEETVLKISETKGKVLRYGENPHQRGFFFGDFDELFTKLHGKELSYNNLLDIDAAVNLMLEFKNDAPTFAILKHNNACGLAQRDTIKQAYVDALAGDPVSAFGGVLISNTEIDLATAEEIHKLFCEVVIAPSFAADALELLKGKKNRILLEIHDVEMPAMNVRTCLNGILLQDRNNITDKAEDLKSVTNIAPTEAQIEDLLFASKICKHTKSNTIVLAKNKQLCASGTGQTSRVDALQQAIHKANSFNFDLNGAAMASDAFFPFPDCVEIAKNAGITSVIQPGGSIKDQLSIDYCNENNVAMVMTGTRHFKH, encoded by the coding sequence ATGAGCAACGAAAAAACTATCAAATCGGCCCTAATTTCAGTATTCAGCAAAGACGGTTTAGAACCAATTGTAAAAAAATTAGATGAGCAAGGCGTTACCATCTACTCGACTGGTGGTACTGAAAAATTCATTAACGATTTGGGTATTAATGTAGTTCCTGTAGAAGATGTGACGTCTTATCCTTCTATTCTTGGCGGACGTGTAAAAACACTTCACCCAAAAGTATTTGGCGGTATTTTAAATAGACAAAACAACGATTCTGATGTTGCAGAGTTAGCCGAATTTGAAATCCCTCAAATTGACGTAGTTATTGTGGATTTGTATCCTTTTGAAAAAACCGTGGCTTCAGGCGCTAGCAATCAAGATATAATTGAAAAAATAGATATCGGTGGTATTTCGTTGATTAGAGCTGCAGCAAAAAATTATGCCGATGTTATCTGTGTATCTTCAGTTGATGATTATGCTGAATTTTTAGAATTAATTACGGAGAAGAACGGTACACTTTCCGAAGAAGACAGAAAACGTTTTGCTACTAAATCGTTTAATGTATCCTCTCATTACGATTCAGCCATCTTCAATTATTTTAATACTGATAAAGAAGAAACTGTTTTAAAAATAAGCGAAACCAAAGGAAAAGTTCTACGATATGGTGAAAACCCACACCAAAGAGGTTTCTTTTTTGGAGATTTCGATGAATTGTTTACAAAACTCCACGGTAAAGAACTTAGCTACAACAACCTATTAGATATTGATGCCGCAGTAAATTTAATGTTAGAGTTTAAAAACGATGCTCCTACTTTCGCTATTTTAAAGCACAATAACGCATGTGGCTTAGCACAAAGAGACACCATAAAACAGGCTTATGTTGATGCTTTAGCGGGTGACCCTGTTTCTGCATTTGGCGGTGTTTTAATAAGTAATACCGAGATTGATCTAGCCACTGCTGAAGAGATACACAAACTATTCTGCGAAGTGGTTATTGCGCCATCTTTTGCAGCAGATGCGTTAGAATTATTAAAAGGGAAGAAAAATAGAATCCTACTGGAAATTCATGATGTAGAGATGCCTGCCATGAACGTTAGAACATGTTTAAACGGTATTTTACTTCAGGACAGAAACAATATTACAGACAAAGCCGAAGACTTAAAAAGCGTTACTAATATAGCGCCAACAGAGGCTCAAATAGAAGACCTCTTGTTTGCTTCTAAAATTTGCAAGCATACAAAATCCAATACCATTGTTTTGGCAAAAAACAAACAATTATGTGCTAGCGGAACAGGACAAACAAGCCGCGTAGATGCCTTACAACAAGCCATCCATAAAGCAAACTCTTTCAATTTCGATTTAAATGGTGCTGCTATGGCAAGTGATGCTTTTTTCCCATTCCCAGATTGTGTAGAGATTGCTAAAAATGCTGGGATTACCTCTGTAATTCAGCCTGGCGGTTCTATTAAAGACCAGTTAAGTATCGATTATTGTAACGAAAATAATGTCGCTATGGTGATGACGGGGACACGTCATTTTAAGCACTAA
- a CDS encoding rod shape-determining protein, producing MGFFDFLTEEIAIDLGTANTLIIHNDKVVVDAPSIVARDRISGKIIAVGQEANLMQGKTHENIKTIRPLKDGVIADFDASEQMISMFIKNIPALKKKFFTPALRMVICIPSGITEVEMRAVKESAERVNGKEVYLIHEPMAAAIGIGVDIMQPKGNMVVDIGGGTTEIAVIALGGIVCDKSVKIAGDVFTSDIVYYMRTQHNLYVGERTAEKIKIQIGAATEDLELPPEDMSVQGRDLLTGKPKQVSISYREIAKALDKSILRIEDAVMETLSQTPPELAADIYNTGIYLAGGGSMLRGLDKRLSQKTDLPVYIAEDPLRAVVRGTGITLKNLPKYKSVLIK from the coding sequence ATGGGCTTTTTTGATTTCTTAACCGAAGAAATTGCAATTGACTTAGGTACTGCAAACACTTTAATTATCCACAACGACAAAGTTGTTGTCGATGCACCCTCTATCGTGGCAAGAGACCGGATTTCGGGGAAAATTATCGCTGTTGGCCAAGAAGCAAACTTAATGCAAGGTAAGACCCATGAGAACATAAAGACCATAAGACCCCTAAAAGACGGGGTTATTGCTGATTTTGATGCTTCTGAGCAAATGATCAGTATGTTTATTAAAAACATACCGGCACTAAAAAAGAAGTTTTTCACTCCTGCCTTGAGAATGGTTATCTGTATTCCTTCGGGAATTACCGAAGTGGAAATGCGTGCAGTAAAAGAAAGTGCTGAGCGTGTTAATGGTAAGGAAGTATACCTAATTCACGAACCTATGGCAGCCGCTATTGGTATTGGCGTAGATATTATGCAACCTAAAGGAAACATGGTTGTGGATATAGGTGGTGGTACAACTGAAATTGCTGTAATAGCATTAGGCGGAATTGTTTGTGACAAATCGGTAAAAATTGCAGGTGATGTATTTACCAGCGACATTGTTTATTACATGCGTACACAACACAACCTTTATGTTGGAGAGCGTACTGCTGAAAAAATAAAAATTCAGATTGGGGCAGCAACCGAAGATTTGGAATTACCTCCTGAAGATATGAGCGTTCAAGGTCGTGATTTACTTACAGGAAAACCAAAACAGGTTTCTATTTCGTATCGTGAGATTGCCAAGGCTCTAGATAAATCTATATTACGTATTGAAGATGCCGTAATGGAAACCTTGTCGCAAACTCCTCCAGAACTTGCCGCAGACATTTACAATACAGGAATTTATTTAGCAGGAGGTGGATCTATGTTGAGAGGCCTGGATAAGCGTTTATCTCAAAAAACAGATTTACCGGTTTATATCGCAGAAGACCCCTTACGTGCCGTAGTTAGAGGTACTGGTATTACACTTAAAAACTTACCGAAATACAAAAGTGTATTGATAAAATAA
- the mreC gene encoding rod shape-determining protein MreC, translated as MQQIINFILRNKNFLLFFLLFSVSVVFTIQSHSYHKSKFINSANFFSGGIYSSINNISEYFSLKSQNEILAEENNTLRELLHNNHLESESNIDSIIKRTHFFNESFRFSNAKIIKNSYSKTDNILLINKGKNDSIQEDFGVITSKGIVGIIDKSSARYATVISILNMSNSSISAGLKQTSHFGSLKWDGNNPELIQLIDIPINAPVKQGDTIVTSGQSSIFPKGIPIGTIESYKNDAAENFYEINVNLFNDMTNLEHVYIIENRHRAEINNLINE; from the coding sequence ATGCAGCAGATTATAAATTTTATACTTCGGAATAAAAACTTTCTGTTGTTCTTCTTGTTATTTTCTGTTTCTGTTGTATTTACGATACAATCACACTCCTACCATAAAAGTAAATTCATAAACTCTGCCAATTTTTTTAGTGGTGGTATTTACAGCTCAATAAATAACATTAGTGAATATTTCAGTTTAAAGTCTCAAAACGAAATTCTGGCAGAAGAAAACAATACACTCAGAGAATTACTGCATAACAACCATCTGGAATCGGAGTCAAATATAGACTCTATTATAAAACGCACTCATTTTTTCAATGAATCCTTCCGGTTTTCTAATGCCAAAATCATAAAAAACAGTTACTCAAAAACAGATAACATACTTTTGATCAATAAGGGTAAAAATGACAGTATTCAGGAAGATTTTGGTGTTATTACTTCAAAAGGAATTGTTGGGATTATCGATAAATCCAGTGCTAGATACGCCACCGTTATTTCAATTTTAAACATGTCTAACAGCAGTATTAGCGCAGGATTAAAACAAACCTCACACTTTGGTTCTTTAAAATGGGATGGGAATAACCCAGAACTTATTCAGTTAATTGACATTCCAATTAACGCCCCTGTAAAACAAGGTGATACTATTGTTACCTCAGGACAATCCTCGATTTTCCCCAAGGGTATACCCATTGGTACTATTGAGAGTTATAAAAATGATGCCGCCGAAAACTTTTACGAGATTAATGTAAACCTGTTTAACGATATGACTAATCTTGAGCATGTTTACATCATAGAAAATAGACATAGAGCTGAAATAAACAACCTTATAAATGAATAG
- the mreD gene encoding rod shape-determining protein MreD, translating to MNSSITGNIIRFILLALVQISIFNNIDFLGYINPYVYILFIAFFPVGKDRLLLIFLSFFLGLTIDMFLDSGGIHAAASVCIAYARPVLLKSAFGTMYEHQSVKFDSINLGQTITYIALLTLVHHVVLFSLEVFNPSKVILILKKTLFSGIFTILLCVIISIIFNRRK from the coding sequence ATGAATAGTTCTATCACCGGAAATATAATTCGTTTTATTCTATTGGCTTTGGTTCAAATTTCAATATTTAACAATATTGATTTTTTAGGGTACATAAACCCCTATGTTTATATTTTATTTATAGCATTCTTCCCTGTTGGAAAAGACAGATTATTACTTATATTTTTGAGCTTTTTTCTGGGCTTAACAATTGATATGTTCTTAGATTCAGGTGGCATTCATGCCGCAGCTAGTGTATGTATTGCCTATGCTAGACCTGTGCTATTAAAGTCTGCCTTCGGAACCATGTATGAACACCAAAGTGTTAAATTCGATTCGATAAATCTAGGACAAACAATAACCTATATCGCTCTATTAACTTTGGTTCATCATGTCGTTTTATTCTCTTTAGAAGTTTTTAATCCTTCCAAAGTAATTTTAATCCTCAAAAAAACGTTATTCTCTGGTATATTTACTATTTTATTGTGTGTGATAATTTCCATTATTTTCAATAGAAGAAAATGA